The genomic segment GCTTCCGGGTCGAGGGCCGGCTCCGACGGGCTGACACCCGGCCCGGAGAGCCGCCGGACGGCTGGATCGGCTCGCTGCTCCCGGCCGACCTGGCCGCGCCCCCGGACGCGGAGCCCCGCGACCAGCCCGGTCACCACCCGGGCCCGGAGCCACGGCAACGTCCGGGCGGCGGGGCGATGACCGGGCGGCGGACCCCGTTCGCCGGGCGGGGCTCGATGCTGGCCCGGCGGGCCGCCGTCTTCGGCCACGACCAACCGGTTCTCTTCGCCACCGCCCGGCCGGCGGGCACCCCGGGCCAGCCGGAGCCGGCCGGGGAGATCAGACTGCGCGCACCGGAGCCGAAGGACGTGCCGGAGATCGTGACCGCCTGCCGGGATCCGGAGACGGTCCGCTGGGTCGACCTGCCGGACCCCTACCTGGCCAGCGACGCCGAGGGCTTCGTGACCGGGTACGCCCCGACCCTGTGGGCCGGCGGCGACGGCGCGGTCTTCACCATCGCCGACCACTCCGACCGGTACGCGGGCACCATCGCGCTGCGCCTGTCACCGGCGGACCCCGCCGTCGCCGACGTCGGCGTACTCGTCGCGCCGCACGCCCGGGGGCGGGGCCACTGTGCGGCGGCACTCGCCGCGGTCTGCGCCTGGGGCTGCACCACGCTGGGGCTGGCCCGGATCGAGTGGAAGGCGCAGGTCGGTAACCTGGCGTCCCGGCGGGCCGCCGAGCGGGCCGGCTTCGTCATCGAGGGGGTGGCCCGGGGCGGCCTGAGTCACCGGGGAAGCCGCCGCGACGCCTGGCTCGGCGCGTTCGTGCCCGAGGCG from the Solwaraspora sp. WMMD1047 genome contains:
- a CDS encoding GNAT family N-acetyltransferase yields the protein MERVEINEGGLLLRPWAAPDAAAVHRACQDPDIQRWTSVPTPYLREHAIDFVTVRAADAWTHGHSAPFAVCDAATGELLGSCGLVTIDPRLKSGEIGYWTAPWARGRGVTVRATRAVCRWAFEQLGLRRIIWQAALGNHASRLVALRAGFRVEGRLRRADTRPGEPPDGWIGSLLPADLAAPPDAEPRDQPGHHPGPEPRQRPGGGAMTGRRTPFAGRGSMLARRAAVFGHDQPVLFATARPAGTPGQPEPAGEIRLRAPEPKDVPEIVTACRDPETVRWVDLPDPYLASDAEGFVTGYAPTLWAGGDGAVFTIADHSDRYAGTIALRLSPADPAVADVGVLVAPHARGRGHCAAALAAVCAWGCTTLGLARIEWKAQVGNLASRRAAERAGFVIEGVARGGLSHRGSRRDAWLGAFVPEAAGVPGAAGVPGAAGVPGAAGVPGAAGVPGAAGSAPVARGAGETAAG